The Ochrobactrum quorumnocens genome has a segment encoding these proteins:
- a CDS encoding DUF995 domain-containing protein translates to MKHSICNHTKLQLVRSNRVLPLIFLVGLLGGTVGAASVEPDGFPDGSRVMSPAEIYLLYRDKNWQWSDGVGRMDSLNRRFTAHVDGEKGQAWAEGRWRITRSGQMCFDARWHIEHEVFPSKTCFTHRILDGTIYQKREPDGVWYVFRHADGAPTDEARKLVSITTPIPQTGGLNLAQPGAQSPTQ, encoded by the coding sequence ATGAAACATTCGATTTGTAATCATACAAAACTTCAATTAGTTCGGAGCAATCGCGTTCTGCCGCTAATATTCTTGGTTGGACTTCTCGGTGGGACGGTTGGCGCCGCTTCGGTAGAACCCGACGGCTTCCCAGACGGTAGCCGCGTGATGAGTCCGGCGGAAATATACCTGCTTTATCGGGATAAGAACTGGCAGTGGTCAGATGGAGTTGGCCGAATGGACAGCCTGAACCGTCGGTTCACCGCCCATGTGGATGGAGAAAAAGGTCAGGCATGGGCGGAGGGCCGTTGGCGGATTACTCGGTCAGGCCAGATGTGCTTCGATGCGAGGTGGCACATTGAGCATGAGGTCTTTCCCAGCAAAACATGCTTCACCCACCGTATCCTTGACGGAACGATCTATCAAAAACGTGAACCGGATGGCGTTTGGTATGTTTTTCGCCATGCAGACGGGGCCCCTACCGATGAAGCACGCAAGCTTGTATCGATCACAACCCCGATTCCGCAAACGGGTGGGCTGAACTTAGCACAGCCCGGCGCCCAATCGCCCACACAATAA
- a CDS encoding glycoside hydrolase family 26 protein, producing MKTSYQVATIILCGALLSTAVYAASGVSGANVDTHNTFHDKRPVISTQSITFGAYDPHGDFTNDSNSRIEHLFLPWEDVDLTSLSAADAYAQERNRELLITVEPWSWARDWRVAPDDLLNGIVHGQYDSNMAAVCSAASKLKSPVTIRWAQEMDDKTGQFTWSYWSAEGYIKAYQHVVTVCRKSLPKAKYMWSPKGDEGLEAYYPGDTYVDVIGLSVFGYEPYDMIELGRVSSFVERTKPGYDRVVGYTKPIVIAEMGYEGSDAYVRAWAEETNKPLPQFPGLTATVYFNDREVYPWPRGVGRPDWRVANHPLD from the coding sequence ATGAAAACCTCATATCAAGTTGCTACAATAATCCTCTGCGGTGCGTTGCTTTCGACCGCCGTTTACGCGGCAAGCGGCGTTTCGGGCGCTAATGTCGATACACACAATACATTTCACGACAAGCGTCCGGTTATATCCACCCAATCCATCACATTCGGTGCTTATGATCCTCATGGGGATTTCACCAACGACTCCAATTCCCGCATCGAGCATCTATTCCTTCCCTGGGAGGATGTGGATTTAACGAGTCTTTCGGCGGCGGATGCCTATGCGCAAGAACGAAACCGCGAACTGCTGATTACCGTTGAACCTTGGTCTTGGGCCCGCGATTGGCGTGTTGCACCCGATGATCTTCTAAACGGAATTGTGCATGGCCAGTATGATTCCAACATGGCTGCCGTCTGCTCGGCAGCTTCAAAGCTCAAAAGCCCCGTTACCATTCGCTGGGCGCAGGAAATGGACGACAAAACAGGCCAGTTCACCTGGTCTTACTGGTCAGCCGAAGGCTACATCAAGGCTTACCAGCATGTCGTCACTGTCTGTCGCAAGTCGCTGCCAAAGGCCAAATATATGTGGTCTCCGAAGGGAGATGAAGGGCTCGAAGCCTACTATCCGGGAGATACCTACGTGGATGTTATTGGCCTATCGGTTTTCGGCTACGAACCCTACGATATGATTGAGTTGGGAAGGGTATCAAGCTTCGTAGAACGGACAAAGCCTGGATATGACCGGGTAGTTGGATACACAAAACCCATCGTCATAGCTGAGATGGGCTATGAAGGAAGTGACGCCTATGTTCGGGCCTGGGCAGAAGAGACCAACAAACCGCTTCCACAATTTCCGGGCCTAACTGCAACCGTTTACTTCAATGACCGCGAAGTGTACCCGTGGCCGCGCGGTGTCGGGCGTCCCGATTGGCGGGTAGCAAACCACCCGTTGGATTAA
- a CDS encoding DUF995 domain-containing protein, producing the protein MFSIRLRTLGAALSMILLAGSANATTKQKTGDALALNITAASPLSATAIEAIYSGKTWKWKDGGGFFSDNNHRFIAWSQKGRAWSYGQGRWYVTNNGKLCLQAYWVNKTSSGGDTTCFTHREKDGTIYQKRSLGGDWYIFRNNPARPNDEAAKIIRGDLISKGLTRMKSDAR; encoded by the coding sequence ATGTTTTCGATCCGCTTGAGAACTCTGGGTGCAGCGCTTTCCATGATCCTGCTTGCAGGAAGTGCAAATGCAACCACAAAACAAAAAACCGGGGACGCATTAGCGTTGAATATCACAGCGGCGTCACCACTTTCCGCCACTGCTATTGAAGCAATTTATTCCGGCAAAACATGGAAATGGAAGGACGGCGGCGGCTTCTTTTCTGACAATAACCACCGTTTTATAGCCTGGTCACAGAAAGGCCGGGCGTGGTCTTACGGACAAGGCCGCTGGTATGTCACCAATAATGGCAAGCTCTGCCTGCAGGCATATTGGGTTAACAAGACGAGCAGTGGCGGCGACACGACCTGTTTCACCCACCGCGAGAAAGACGGCACGATCTATCAGAAACGATCATTGGGCGGCGACTGGTATATCTTTCGCAACAACCCCGCACGTCCAAACGATGAAGCCGCAAAGATAATCAGAGGCGACCTCATCAGCAAGGGGCTCACTCGCATGAAGTCCGACGCAAGATAA